AGAAGTGTAAGACACACCCTCCCACAGACAGTGTCACTCAATGACTGTCCCTTGACTCAAGAACATCAGGAGCCAGAgtttactacacacacacacacacacacacacacacatacaccctgcCCCCGCTGCTCCCCCCATAGAAGAGAAAAGTCACCCATAAAGGAAAGGTCAGTGTCCCTGTcctttgtctctgtttctctctcctcccatctgACCCTGCCCCTGGAGAGCCCTGGAGAGGTTGGGGTGCCCAGGTGAAGGGAACTCTGAGCAGGCCCCTACCCACTTGCAGACAGCATCCGGAGGTGCCTGAGCCAAGGGGCTGTTCTCCAGCAACATCGTGTGAAGCTGGAGACAAAGCCAAAGAAATTTGAAGACCGAGTGCTGGTGAGGGCACTGGGCTCGGGAGCAAGAGGAGGTCTCAAGGGTAGTTAGAGTGCTGAGAGCAGAGACCCCGGAGGGCAGACGAGACAAATCGGGGAAAGCTGAGGAGACATCACCTGGAAGAGGAACAGGCTGGActgggtagatgcccaggagactAGGGGAAGgcatgagagagagggaggaccAGGGCAGAGGGCCGCTGCGCTCAGGGGTTGAGCACAGGCTGAGGGGGCAAAAGGAGGGCAGGGGGGTGAAGGTACAGAAATCTGCCATTTGCAgctgactttcttttcttctctctgaaggCCCTGACCTCCTGGCGCCTCCACCTATTCCCCCTTAAAATCCCAGCCAAGGTGAGTTGGGCTGAGGAGCAGGAGATTACCTAGCATGCTCCCTCCCGAGCCTGGCTGCCAAATTCTTACCCTGAGCTGAGGAGCATCCCCATTCCCCCAGGTGGAGAGCTCCTTCAATGTCCTGGAGATCCGGGCCTTTAATACGCTCAGTCAGAACCAGGTGAGCACCGAAGCCTGGGGCCCCACTATTGGGCCAGCAGGAGGATGGAGTCAGTATCTGAGGTcctgctgctccctctcccccagaTCCTAGTGGAAACAGAGCGTGGCATGGTGAGCATGCGGCTGCCATCAGCCGAGAGTGTGGACCAGGTGACGCGACATGTGAGCTCTGCCCTCTCCAAGGTCTGCCCTGGCCCTGGGTGAGTGGCACAGGAGGAATCTCTCAAGGGGTTGGACAGAAGCCTTAGatatccctccctccttcccctggaCCTGAGCTCCTGGGACTGAGGAGAAGAGCACTCCTGTCCCGGCTCCTGTTCTGTCCTGGGGATCCAGAAGCTATAACGGGAAGAATTGAGAGCCTCTTTTCACCCCTCTCTGGGATGGATTTGTTCATCGTCCAGGTGTCTAATCCGGCGTGGAAATGCAGACACCCCAGAAGGGCCCCGAGACACGTCCCCCAACTCTGAGACTTCCACGTCTACTACTCACAGTGTCTGTGGTGAGCAGGGGCAGACGAGGAAAGTGGGACCTAAACCTCCCTGCCCCTGGTCCAGAGTCCTTTGTGTATGGGGCTTCACCTGCCCTGAGGACTCCACAGCTCCCGGACCTCAGAGGTTCGTGGTGGAGCAGGAACCCAGGACACTAGTGCATAAAATGACCTTGACCTTTCCTTGGCCCCCAAGCCTGTTCCCCACCCCCTTGCCCCTCTTGGAGCCAGCTCATCTCCTGCCCCACAGGTGGCTTCTCCGAGACCTACGCTGCCCTGTGTGACTACAATGGTCTGCACTGCCGTGAGGAGGTGCAATGGGTGCGTTGGGTAGGAACCCAGTAGGCCGGCAGGTGGGACCCAGAGGGAGAAAgggtagaggaggaggaggggagcaggTGTGAGCCAGTTTCACCTCTCCAAGGATGTGGACACCATCTATCACGCCGAGGATAACCGGGAGTTCAATCTTTTGGATTTCAGCCACTTGGAGAGCCGGTAAGCCGATGGGATAGAGactcaacaccaccaccaccacccccgaATTCCAGCCTCAGCCCAACCCTGGCTCTTCTAGGCTCTCCCTTCTGGTCCCACCCACAGCCCCAGCTCTATCTCCTCAACCCCAGCCTCCACTGCCTTCTCTCCACCCGGGCTTTCCCCAGCCCAGCCACTCTATCCCTAGTCTCCTCTTTCCTGCCCCAGCTACCTGCTCACCGCTTTCCTGGCCCCTTCAATCTCCCCACAGAGACTTGGCTCTAATGGTGGCAGCTCTAGCCTACAACCAGTGGTTCACCAAACTCTACTGCAAGGACCTGCGGCTGGTAGGGacgaggaggggtgggggaagggagagacagTAGCACCCTGTCTGGCTCCTGATCGCAGCACCCGCTCTGTCCTCAGGGCTCTGAAGTGCTAGAACAGGTGCTACACACCCTGAGCAAGTCAGGGAGCCTCGAAGAGCTGGTGCTGGACAACGCCGGACTTAAGACGTGAGGCCAGCCTCCTCCTCGGGCAGTGGTGCCCCCTTGACGTAGTCTTAGGGCCCCAGAGCCTCAGAGCACGATACAGGCCTCTGAGCTATCTCATCTAGCtcctcactttacagaagaggagactgaggcccaaagagggcaGAAAGCAAGTCAGTGGTCAAGCTGGGACTCAGAGCTAAGCCTCCCGACCCCCAGCTCCACGACCCCTCTTCCATCAACTACCGAGCAGGGTGGGCTGCTTTAGTCTCGAGGACCTGAAGCTGGGCTTTGCCTCAGCACAACTTCCCAGGTACTCCAGAGTGGTGACAAGTTCCGTGACAGGCCCCGAGCAGCTCCCCACCCAGAGGGGCCTCTGACCTTTACAGCCCCAGCCAGGCaggcaggtggaggaggaggggaagccCAGGGGCTGGGACAAATCAATCCTTCCTCCCCTTGCCTGAAGGGACTTTGTCCAGAAGCTGGCCGGGGTGTTTGGGGAGAACGGGAGCTGTGTGCTGCATGCCCTCACTCTGTCCCACAACCCCATCGAGGACAAGGGTGAGCCCCAGCCCAGAATCCTACCCCCGCCACAATGCAGACCCCTGTCCTAGCCCAGAGCCCAACCTGGGTCTGAATCAAGGCTCTCAAACCTGATCCAGCCTCTGCCCCAACACCGGCATTCTTGACCCCGGGCCTGTCCCCCACTGGAGCCCCTACTCTAACTCTGCACCACCTGCTTCCCCTGCTCAGCCTCTCACTGCGCCCAtgtctctccccactcccaggttTCCTCAGTCTGAGCCAGCAGCTCCTCTGCTTCCCCACTGGCCTCACCAAACTGTGCCTGGCCAAGACTGCCATTTCCCCTCGAGGTATTTGCATCGATACCCCTGTCCTTTGACCTCTGACTCTTACCAGCCCTGCCTGGGCTGGCTGTTGAGCCCCAGAGGTGtacccacacactcacacagcaTCCCCGGgatcaaggaaaggaaaggagccCCATTTCGGGAGCGGGGAAGCGTTGTGTAccaggggaggaggtggggttgGAGACCAACCCAGCCCAGTGCCCTCTGTGCTCAGGGCTCCAGGCGCTGGGCCAGACCTTCGGGGCCAACCCAGCCTTTGCCAGCTCCCTTCGATACCTGGACCTGAGCAAGAACGCTGGGCTGCTCGCCACAGACGAGTCCAACGTGAGTCCACAGACTGTAGCCTCAAGCCCCTACAGAAGCACAGTCAGGCTTCAGCGTCTGGGGTCTGTGCTGTGGAGCCTGGGGGTAGAGGGGCTCTATCACGCCTTGCCCTGTCCTTCCTTGCCAGGCCCTGTACAGTTTCCTGGCCCAGCCCAATGCGCTCGTGCACCTGGACCTGGCGGGGACTGACTGTTCCATTGACTTGGTGAGGGCTGGGTGATGAGGTACCACCCTGCGGTGATTTGGGGAGGCCTCAGCCTCCTCCTCGAGTACGGAGGTGGCCAGAGCTGGCAGTGTGACTCCAGGTTCGGCTGCATTATAAGGCAATGCCCATAGCTGACACCTGTGTGGCACTTGGTCCCAGTCGCCACCCAAGTTGTGCTGGCTGTGCCTGAAAGCCAGCCCTCACTCCATCCCCAGCCAGGTGCCCTGGTTTAGGACTGAGTCCGCCAGGAAGAAAAGACGCTTTCCTTAACGTGAACAAGGCACCTTAGGAGCCTGTGGTGACCCTGGCTTTATACATCCACTGTCTGTGAGCCTCTCCAACACCCCTGGGGGCCAGGCAGGGACTAGACCCACTTTCCacggaggggaaactgaggcatgaagcgGCAAAGTGGGTATCCACAGTGGGGCTCACAGACTGACTGCAGAGGGTAAAGAGCCAGGATCTTAATGGCGAGGGAGGAGGAGTCCTCACCCACCCCTCCCAGAACCTCTCCCAACCCCTGTGACACCCACCATGTCTCTCCCCCCAGCTTCTGGGTGCCCTGCTCCATGGCTGCTGCTCCCACCTAACCTACCTCAACCTGGCGCGCAACAGCTGCTCCCACAGGTGGGAGCATGAGGGGTGCAGGAAAGGATGGGGCAAGTAGTGGGTGTCCCCCTCCCTTGCTGAACCCGGAGGTCTCCGCAGGAAGGGCCGGGAGGCCCCACCGGCCTTCAAGCAGTTCTTCAGCAGCGCCTACACACTCAGCCACGTCAACCTGTCATCCACAAAGCTGCCCCTGGAGGCCCTCAGGTCGGGTGGGTGCAGGGTTGGGGGAGTGTCCAACGGGCGACCATAAGAGAAGGGATAAGGGGTAAAAGTGGGCCTGCTGACCTTCCTCCCACAGGGCTCTGCTCCAGGGCCTCTCCCTCAACAGTCACCTCAGTGACCTGCACGTGGACCTCAGCAGCTGTGAGGTGAGCCCTCAGTCTCCACCCCTGTTGCTTGTCCCCCACCCATTCCTCTGACCTAAGTCAAGCCCCTGGGAACATCTTGCCTCTGCACTACTCCTCTGAGACACCCTCCCCCAACTTGACCATACCTCCACTTTCCCCTCTCAGTTTGTGATCTGCGTCCCTCTTTCCAGAGGTCGTTATCAGTCTCCAGTATCTCTCCCCTTAAAGCTTTGAGTTGGGAGATATCAGGCTTTCCCaccagagggcaggagagagcTGACTCCAGAGCAGTGGCCTGGAGACTTCTGACTCAGGAAGGGGAAAGAGCCCTAGGGAAGGATCTGGTGTGGATAAGGGGTCTCCTGATTTCACACCCCAGACCTGGTATGACCTTGAGTGCTGGTGTGATTACTCTGGTCTCTGAGCACTAAAGGTGCCCTACCCCTACCCCATCCTGCCTCCACCTGGTCCCTACAGCTCCGCTCGGCAGGAGCCCAGGCTTTGCAGGAACAGCTGGGAGCTGTCACCTGTGTGGGCAGCCTGGATCTGTCTGACAATGGTGAGTGGGAGTGCTTTTCTTCTTGGGTACTAGGTGGGGACGGGGTACTAGGTGTGGGGAGAAGCCTTCAGGAGACGCCTGTGAGCCTCAGGCCTCCAGGCCAGACCTCTCCCATCTGCTGGCCAGGGTTTGACTCGGACCTCCTGACACTGGTGCCGGCACTTGGCAAGAATAAGTCCCTCAAGCACCTGTTCCTGGGCAAGAACTTCAACGTCAAGGCCAAGTGAGGCCCCCTCCCCATACCACAGACCCTTCCTCCGTCCGCCACCTATCCTTCTGGCTCACTGTGTTACCTCTGGCCCGCTCCCTGCGCCTCCAATACATGACCGCAGCCCCCGCCCCTCCTGCCCTGAGCCCTGACTCCCCGCAGGACCATGGAGGAGATCCTGCACAAGCTGGTGCAGCTGATCCAGGAAGAGGATTGTGTGAGTGGCCgggcctgggaggggccccaggggCAGGGGCCGTGGGGACGGGGCCCAACTCCCCCTCGCCCACAGTCCTTGCAGTCCCTCTCCGTGGCGGACTCCCGGCTAAAGCTCCGCACCAGCATCCTCATCAATGCCCTCGGCAGCAACACCTGCCTGGCTAAGGTGGATCTGAGTGGCAATGGCATGGAGGACATCGGGGCCAAGATGCTGTCTAAGGCCCTGCAGATAAACTCCTCTCTCAGGTGAGCCCCCACTGGCACCCTGTGCCCTGGAGCCCCAGCCCCTCATATACACGTCCTCCCTGCTTGCCTCGCTCAGTACCCTAGCTTCCAGGAGACACTCAGTCCAGAGCCATGTCTGGGGCAGCCTCATTACACGGGAAGGGAAGGAGGCCTCCGGGGGGTAGGCACCCAGAGGGAGGAGTAACAAGCTATGCTGCCCTTCTCCCCAGGACTATCCTGTGGGATCGGAACAATACATCTGCCCTGGGCTTTCTGGACGTTGCAAGGGCCCTGGAGAGGTGAGTGGACCAGGGCCCTGCCCTGACCTAAGCCCCTAGCTTTCTTGTGCCTGGACAAGGCCTGAACtactccagccccacaccaaccCGCTTGACTTATTTGCACAGAAATGTTAGAAAGAGCCATGGACAAAAGAAGTGGTCAGC
The nucleotide sequence above comes from Rhinolophus ferrumequinum isolate MPI-CBG mRhiFer1 chromosome 6, mRhiFer1_v1.p, whole genome shotgun sequence. Encoded proteins:
- the CARMIL3 gene encoding capping protein, Arp2/3 and myosin-I linker protein 3 isoform X7, with protein sequence MAKPSAELTRELQDSIRRCLSQGAVLQQHRVKLETKPKKFEDRVLALTSWRLHLFPLKIPAKVESSFNVLEIRAFNTLSQNQILVETERGMVSMRLPSAESVDQVTRHVSSALSKVCPGPGCLIRRGNADTPEGPRDTSPNSETSTSTTHSVCGGFSETYAALCDYNGLHCREEVQWDVDTIYHAEDNREFNLLDFSHLESRDLALMVAALAYNQWFTKLYCKDLRLGSEVLEQVLHTLSKSGSLEELVLDNAGLKTDFVQKLAGVFGENGSCVLHALTLSHNPIEDKGFLSLSQQLLCFPTGLTKLCLAKTAISPRGLQALGQTFGANPAFASSLRYLDLSKNAGLLATDESNALYSFLAQPNALVHLDLAGTDCSIDLLLGALLHGCCSHLTYLNLARNSCSHRKGREAPPAFKQFFSSAYTLSHVNLSSTKLPLEALRALLQGLSLNSHLSDLHVDLSSCELRSAGAQALQEQLGAVTCVGSLDLSDNGFDSDLLTLVPALGKNKSLKHLFLGKNFNVKAKTMEEILHKLVQLIQEEDCSLQSLSVADSRLKLRTSILINALGSNTCLAKVDLSGNGMEDIGAKMLSKALQINSSLRTILWDRNNTSALGFLDVARALESNHTLRFMSFPVSDISQAYRSAPERTEDVWQKIQWCLVRNNHSQTCPQEQAFRLQQGLVTSSAEQMLQRLCGRVQEEVRALRLCPLEPVQDELLYARDLIKDAKNSRALFPSLYELGHVLANDGPVRQRLESVASEVSKAVDKELQVILESMVSLTQELCPVAMRVAEGHNKMLSNVAERVTVPRNFIRGALLEQAGQDIQNKLDEVKLSVVTYLTNSIVDEILQELHHSHKSLARHLAQLRTLSDPPGGPSQGQDLSSRGRGRNQDHEETTDDELGTNIDTMAIKKQKRCRKIRPVSAFISGSPQDMESQLGSLGIPPGWFSGLGNSQPTTSGSWEGLAELPTHGYKLKHQTQGRPRPPRTTPPGPGRRSQVPVPGMRQENGMATRLDEGLEDFFSRRVMDESSRNWVTWRRWKKERMGGVPERKELICWRIMTGKRRTPSPLRTEWKGLQNGRRD
- the CARMIL3 gene encoding capping protein, Arp2/3 and myosin-I linker protein 3 isoform X8; amino-acid sequence: MAKPSAELTRELQDSIRRCLSQGAVLQQHRVKLETKPKKFEDRVLALTSWRLHLFPLKIPAKVESSFNVLEIRAFNTLSQNQILVETERGMVSMRLPSAESVDQVTRHVSSALSKVCPGPGCLIRRGNADTPEGPRDTSPNSETSTSTTHSVCGGFSETYAALCDYNGLHCREEVQWDVDTIYHAEDNREFNLLDFSHLESRDLALMVAALAYNQWFTKLYCKDLRLGSEVLEQVLHTLSKSGSLEELVLDNAGLKTDFVQKLAGVFGENGSCVLHALTLSHNPIEDKGFLSLSQQLLCFPTGLTKLCLAKTAISPRGLQALGQTFGANPAFASSLRYLDLSKNAGLLATDESNALYSFLAQPNALVHLDLAGTDCSIDLLLGALLHGCCSHLTYLNLARNSCSHRKGREAPPAFKQFFSSAYTLSHVNLSSTKLPLEALRALLQGLSLNSHLSDLHVDLSSCELRSAGAQALQEQLGAVTCVGSLDLSDNGFDSDLLTLVPALGKNKSLKHLFLGKNFNVKAKTMEEILHKLVQLIQEEDCSLQSLSVADSRLKLRTSILINALGSNTCLAKVDLSGNGMEDIGAKMLSKALQINSSLRTILWDRNNTSALGFLDVARALESNHTLRFMSFPVSDISQAYRSAPERTEDVWQKIQWCLVRNNHSQTCPQEQAFRLQQGLVTSSAEQMLQRLCGRVQEEVRALRLCPLEPVQDELLYARDLIKDAKNSRALFPSLYELGHVLANDGPVRQRLESVASEVSKAVDKELQVILESMVSLTQELCPVAMRVAEGHNKMLSNVAERVTVPRNFIRGALLEQAGQDIQNKLDEVKLSVVTYLTNSIVDEILQELHHSHKSLARHLAQLRTLSDPPGGPSQGQDLSSRGRGRNQDHEETTDDELGTNIDTMAIKKQKRCRKIRPVSAFISGSPQDMESQLGSLGIPPGWFSGLGNSQPTTSGSWEGLAELPTHGYKLKHQTQGRPRPPRTTPPGPGRRSVPVPGMRQENGMATRLDEGLEDFFSRRVMDESSRNWVTWRRWKKERMGGVPERKELICWRIMTGKRRTPSPLRTEWKGLQNGRRD